Proteins encoded by one window of Gemmatimonas aurantiaca:
- the prpF gene encoding 2-methylaconitate cis-trans isomerase PrpF has product MSHAPQVKVPAVYMRGGTSKGVFFRLEDLPERCRIPGETRDRLLLRVIGSPDAYGKQIDGMGGATSSTSKTVIVSRSASAEHDVDYLFGQVSIDRAFVDWSGNCGNLSAAVGPFAVTSGLVDPARIPQNGVCHVRIWQANIRKTIVAHVPIVNGQVQETGDFELDGVTFPAAEIPLEFLDPAEKGEEGGGALFPTGHLVDQLEVPGVGTFDVTMINAGIPTIFLDARDLGYTGTELQEAVNGDAAALARFEAIRAHGAVQMGLIAHVGEAVTRQHTPKIAFVAPPASYTTSSGKVVQAGDIDLLVRALSMGKLHHAMMGTAAVAIGTAAAIPGTLVSRAIGQAKETVRFGHPSGTLQVGAAAEEIDGTWTATTVVMSRSARVLMEGWVRIPADSF; this is encoded by the coding sequence ATGAGTCATGCCCCGCAGGTGAAGGTCCCGGCCGTCTACATGCGCGGCGGGACGAGCAAGGGTGTCTTTTTCCGTCTCGAAGATCTCCCTGAACGTTGCCGGATCCCAGGGGAGACTCGCGATCGCCTGCTGCTGCGCGTGATCGGTAGCCCCGATGCGTACGGCAAGCAGATCGACGGCATGGGCGGCGCCACGTCCAGCACCAGCAAGACGGTGATCGTTTCCCGGAGCGCCTCCGCGGAACACGACGTCGACTATCTGTTCGGGCAGGTGTCCATCGATCGCGCGTTCGTGGACTGGTCGGGAAACTGCGGCAATCTGTCCGCCGCGGTCGGTCCATTTGCCGTCACGTCCGGACTCGTCGATCCGGCGCGGATTCCACAGAACGGAGTCTGCCACGTGCGCATCTGGCAGGCGAACATCCGCAAGACCATCGTCGCCCACGTGCCCATCGTGAACGGGCAGGTTCAGGAGACCGGCGATTTCGAACTCGACGGCGTGACATTTCCTGCCGCGGAGATCCCGCTGGAGTTTCTCGATCCGGCAGAGAAGGGTGAAGAAGGTGGTGGGGCACTCTTTCCCACGGGGCATCTCGTCGATCAGCTCGAGGTGCCGGGCGTCGGCACGTTCGACGTGACGATGATCAACGCCGGTATCCCCACCATCTTTCTCGACGCGCGCGACCTCGGCTACACCGGTACCGAGCTGCAGGAGGCGGTCAACGGTGATGCGGCCGCGCTCGCGCGATTCGAAGCCATTCGCGCGCATGGTGCGGTGCAGATGGGACTGATCGCCCACGTGGGCGAAGCGGTCACGCGCCAGCATACTCCCAAGATTGCCTTCGTCGCGCCGCCGGCCTCCTATACCACGTCCAGCGGCAAGGTGGTGCAGGCCGGCGATATCGACCTGCTCGTGCGCGCGCTGTCGATGGGCAAGCTGCATCATGCCATGATGGGCACGGCGGCGGTGGCCATCGGGACGGCCGCCGCGATTCCCGGCACGCTGGTGAGCCGCGCGATTGGTCAGGCAAAAGAGACCGTGCGGTTCGGTCATCCCTCGGGTACGCTGCAGGTGGGCGCCGCCGCGGAGGAGATCGATGGCACCTGGACCGCCACCACGGTCGTGATGAGCCGCAGTGCCCGTGTATTGATGGAAGGCTGGGTGCGTATCCCCGCCGACAGTTTCTGA
- a CDS encoding oxaloacetate decarboxylase — protein MSTRTQLKSLVNARRGALVPGAFNALSAKVIEDLGFEAIYVTGAGVTNMWFGMPDQGFMGLAEIADHTARIRDAVSLPLIVDADTGFGNALNVIHTVRTLERAGADCIQFEDQIAPKRCGHFSGKEVISADEAVSKIKAAVDARRDQDLLIMARTDAAATLGFEAAVERAQRFAEAGADILFVEAVTEADQIRALPTRLAVPQLMNMVIGGRTPIFNATELGALGYGIVLYANAALQGAVMGMQKALTMLRDTKEVQESSGLVATFAERQRLVDKPEWDALEKRYT, from the coding sequence ATGTCCACCCGCACACAACTCAAGTCGCTCGTGAACGCCCGCCGTGGTGCGCTCGTTCCGGGTGCGTTCAACGCCCTCTCCGCCAAGGTCATCGAGGATCTCGGTTTCGAAGCCATCTATGTCACTGGCGCCGGGGTCACGAACATGTGGTTCGGCATGCCGGATCAGGGATTCATGGGGCTGGCGGAGATCGCGGACCATACCGCGCGCATCCGCGATGCCGTGTCGTTGCCGCTCATCGTCGATGCCGACACGGGCTTCGGCAATGCGCTGAACGTGATTCATACGGTGCGCACGCTCGAACGGGCCGGCGCCGACTGCATCCAGTTCGAAGACCAGATCGCTCCCAAACGCTGCGGACATTTTTCCGGCAAGGAAGTGATCTCGGCCGACGAAGCCGTCAGCAAGATCAAGGCTGCCGTCGATGCCCGTCGCGATCAGGATCTGCTGATCATGGCCCGTACGGATGCCGCCGCGACGCTGGGTTTCGAAGCCGCCGTGGAGAGAGCGCAGCGTTTTGCCGAGGCGGGCGCGGACATTCTTTTTGTCGAAGCGGTGACGGAAGCCGATCAGATCCGGGCATTGCCCACACGTCTTGCCGTACCGCAGCTCATGAACATGGTGATCGGTGGCAGAACGCCGATCTTCAATGCCACCGAGCTCGGCGCGCTGGGATATGGGATCGTGCTGTATGCCAATGCCGCGCTGCAAGGCGCGGTGATGGGCATGCAGAAGGCTCTCACGATGCTACGGGACACGAAGGAGGTGCAGGAGTCCAGCGGACTCGTGGCCACCTTCGCCGAACGCCAGCGCCTGGTCGACAAGCCGGAGTGGGATGCATTGGAGAAGCGTTATACCTGA
- the coaA gene encoding type I pantothenate kinase, with protein sequence MLDVSQQDPAHMPAASVPRLAPPYVIFDRKHWASLREVTPVALSESELAALAGVNDPATLGDVTEVFLPLARLITLHISAARSLSQLVEGAFVGQWPANAPYGTAPYVIAIAGSVAVGKSTFARLLRAVLAQSPEHPRVDLVTTDGFLHPTQVLQANGLMERKGFPESYDLRRMLTFLEGVKAGVPDLHIPTYSHEAYDVVPGEFQVVDRPDILIFEGLNVLQTANSATAVASDFFDFTIYLDADAATIEEWYVDRFLKLQRTVFQREASFFHHYKDLTPEAAAQVAREIWRRINLPNLVENIEPTRRRARVVVRKGRNHQVEEIWLRQT encoded by the coding sequence ATGCTTGATGTGAGCCAGCAGGACCCCGCCCATATGCCGGCTGCCTCGGTGCCGCGCCTGGCTCCGCCTTATGTGATCTTCGATCGCAAGCACTGGGCCAGCCTGCGCGAAGTGACACCGGTGGCCCTCTCGGAGTCTGAGCTCGCGGCGCTGGCCGGGGTGAACGATCCGGCGACACTCGGCGATGTGACCGAGGTGTTCCTGCCCCTGGCGCGGCTGATCACCCTGCACATCTCGGCTGCCCGGAGCCTGAGCCAACTGGTGGAGGGAGCCTTCGTGGGCCAATGGCCCGCCAACGCGCCCTACGGCACCGCGCCCTATGTGATCGCGATCGCCGGGAGTGTGGCTGTGGGAAAGAGCACCTTTGCCCGGTTGCTGCGCGCCGTGCTGGCACAGAGCCCGGAACATCCCCGCGTCGATCTCGTCACCACGGACGGGTTTCTCCACCCGACACAGGTGCTGCAGGCCAACGGCCTCATGGAACGCAAAGGCTTCCCGGAGAGCTACGATCTGCGCCGGATGCTCACCTTTCTGGAAGGCGTGAAAGCCGGCGTCCCCGACCTGCATATCCCCACCTATTCACACGAAGCCTATGACGTGGTTCCCGGTGAGTTCCAGGTCGTGGACCGTCCGGACATCCTGATCTTCGAAGGACTGAACGTCCTGCAGACCGCGAACAGTGCCACCGCGGTCGCATCCGACTTCTTCGATTTCACGATCTATCTGGACGCCGATGCGGCGACGATCGAAGAGTGGTACGTGGATCGTTTCCTGAAGCTGCAGCGCACGGTGTTCCAGCGGGAAGCGTCGTTCTTTCACCACTACAAGGATCTGACGCCGGAAGCCGCCGCCCAGGTGGCGCGCGAAATCTGGCGCCGGATCAATCTGCCGAATCTGGTGGAGAACATCGAACCCACGCGTCGGAGAGCCCGCGTGGTCGTGCGAAAGGGGCGCAACCATCAGGTCGAGGAAATCTGGCTGCGCCAGACCTGA
- a CDS encoding amidohydrolase family protein — MAFSASALSVKTLGALLLVAADLLSAQTAPTHGVRPRRLAIRGAMVVEGNATPAEGPKDIIIEGNRIVQIVSLDPAAIRNGTARRPPADVEIDASGKYVGPGLINLHGHVQDERAGLAQPLEYQFKLWLGMGITTVRDVSSETPKTLQLRARSLAGEVMAPRFYVYARYAYMPVPRNEAEARQRVRDLKAQGVDGLKLFGMDKDVYGPVLDEARKQGLRVAHHMAVDETNALDAAANGLTSLEHWYGVPDAAIPDGVQHFPSNFNYADEGMRFRLAGRLWREADPAKLQDVLKAMVKGGVAWNPTLDIYEASRDLQRAETQPWYGEYLHPTLEKFFRPDPSNHGSYFANWSSTDEAFWKENYRIWFGAVRDFERLGGVIGAGEDAGFIYQVYGFGLIRELELHQEAGFPTLKVLQHATANNALILGQQENLGRVRPGYLADLVILNGNPLEDLKVFYPPRADAAAGPGGGVAWTIKDGIPYDAQRLLREVRELVSTAKRSSSR, encoded by the coding sequence ATGGCGTTCTCGGCATCTGCTCTGTCGGTAAAAACCCTTGGCGCCCTGTTGCTGGTGGCAGCCGATCTCCTGAGTGCGCAGACGGCACCCACGCACGGTGTCCGTCCCCGTCGTCTGGCCATTCGCGGTGCGATGGTGGTGGAGGGCAATGCCACTCCCGCGGAAGGTCCCAAGGACATCATCATCGAAGGCAACCGCATCGTGCAGATCGTGAGTCTCGATCCGGCGGCCATTCGCAATGGCACGGCGCGACGCCCACCTGCCGACGTGGAGATCGATGCCAGCGGCAAGTACGTCGGGCCGGGTCTCATCAACCTGCACGGGCACGTGCAGGACGAACGCGCCGGTCTCGCCCAGCCGCTCGAATACCAGTTCAAACTCTGGCTGGGCATGGGGATCACCACCGTGCGCGATGTCTCCAGCGAGACGCCCAAGACGCTGCAACTGCGGGCGCGCAGTCTGGCTGGCGAGGTGATGGCGCCGCGTTTCTACGTGTACGCGCGATATGCGTACATGCCGGTGCCGCGCAACGAGGCGGAAGCGCGGCAGCGCGTGCGTGATCTCAAGGCGCAGGGGGTGGATGGGCTCAAGCTCTTCGGCATGGACAAGGACGTGTATGGTCCCGTGCTCGACGAAGCCAGGAAACAGGGGCTGCGGGTGGCACACCATATGGCGGTGGACGAGACCAACGCGCTCGATGCCGCGGCCAATGGCCTCACCAGCCTGGAACACTGGTATGGCGTGCCCGATGCCGCCATCCCCGATGGCGTGCAGCATTTTCCGTCCAACTTCAATTACGCCGACGAAGGCATGCGCTTTCGCCTGGCCGGACGGCTCTGGCGCGAGGCCGATCCGGCGAAGCTGCAGGATGTGCTCAAGGCCATGGTGAAGGGCGGCGTGGCCTGGAATCCGACCCTCGACATCTACGAAGCCAGTCGCGATCTGCAGCGCGCGGAGACACAACCGTGGTACGGCGAGTACCTGCACCCCACACTGGAGAAGTTCTTCCGTCCGGATCCTTCCAATCATGGATCGTACTTCGCCAACTGGAGCAGCACGGACGAAGCATTCTGGAAGGAGAACTACCGCATCTGGTTCGGCGCGGTGCGTGACTTCGAGCGGCTGGGCGGGGTAATCGGAGCAGGGGAAGACGCGGGCTTCATCTACCAGGTCTATGGTTTTGGCCTGATCCGTGAGCTGGAGCTGCATCAGGAGGCCGGTTTCCCCACGCTCAAGGTCCTGCAGCATGCCACGGCCAACAATGCGCTGATCCTGGGGCAGCAGGAGAACCTCGGGCGTGTGCGGCCCGGCTATCTTGCAGACCTCGTCATTCTGAACGGAAACCCGCTGGAGGACCTCAAGGTCTTCTATCCGCCGCGGGCGGACGCTGCTGCCGGCCCCGGTGGGGGCGTGGCGTGGACGATCAAGGATGGCATCCCCTACGATGCGCAGCGTCTGCTGCGTGAAGTCCGTGAACTCGTGAGCACCGCCAAGCGGAGCTCTTCCCGCTAG
- a CDS encoding MATE family efflux transporter produces the protein MQRSRGWHRDLREMAQVAAPIVLINVGIQAMGVVDAIMVGKLGGAAIAAVALGNFYFFNVSVFGIGLLFAIDPVVSQAFGAGDYTAAARGVQRGLLLAVAVTVVVTLALMPGEWVLGVLQQPADVVRETAVYTRRRALGALPFFIFAVFRQTLQAMGPVRPVIIAALVANLVNAAANWLLIFGNLGFPQLGVAGSGYATAISTWLMMLLVLPLAWPLLRDMLRPWHPESHRWGPLWRMMRIGIPIGIQWFFESFAFGLTALFMGWMGTASLAGHEIALNMAAMTFMVPLGISGAASAVVGRAIGRGDLPSARRDAAAAIVCGVGFMCISAIIFMAFPHQLATLYTHEVATVTVAVALIPLAGWFQVFDGLQAVTSGVLRGTGDTRVPAVLHMIAFWGVGIPLGAWLGFRTPLRERGLWIGLVAGLAAAAVLQSLRVIWRMRGELRRVVIDHH, from the coding sequence ATGCAACGCTCACGCGGGTGGCATCGCGACCTGCGTGAGATGGCGCAGGTCGCGGCCCCCATCGTTCTGATCAATGTCGGTATCCAGGCCATGGGCGTCGTCGATGCCATCATGGTCGGGAAACTCGGTGGCGCGGCCATCGCCGCCGTGGCCCTCGGCAATTTCTATTTCTTCAACGTCAGTGTCTTCGGGATCGGTCTGCTGTTCGCGATCGACCCGGTGGTCTCGCAGGCTTTTGGTGCCGGCGACTACACGGCCGCCGCGCGCGGCGTGCAACGCGGACTGCTGCTGGCCGTGGCCGTCACGGTGGTCGTGACACTGGCGCTCATGCCCGGAGAGTGGGTCCTGGGCGTGCTCCAGCAACCGGCCGATGTCGTGCGTGAGACCGCCGTGTATACGCGTCGCCGGGCCCTCGGTGCGCTGCCGTTCTTCATCTTCGCCGTGTTCCGGCAGACGCTGCAGGCCATGGGACCGGTGCGCCCCGTCATCATTGCGGCGCTCGTGGCAAACCTCGTGAATGCGGCCGCGAACTGGCTGCTCATTTTTGGCAACCTGGGGTTCCCGCAACTCGGTGTGGCGGGGTCGGGCTATGCCACGGCGATCTCCACGTGGCTGATGATGCTGCTGGTGCTGCCGCTGGCGTGGCCACTGCTGCGTGACATGCTGCGGCCATGGCACCCCGAAAGTCATCGATGGGGCCCTCTCTGGCGCATGATGCGGATCGGTATTCCCATCGGCATCCAGTGGTTCTTCGAGAGTTTTGCCTTCGGACTCACCGCGTTGTTCATGGGGTGGATGGGCACGGCGTCGCTGGCCGGCCATGAAATCGCGCTGAACATGGCGGCGATGACGTTCATGGTGCCACTCGGCATTTCGGGCGCGGCATCGGCGGTGGTGGGCCGGGCCATCGGCCGCGGTGACCTGCCGTCGGCACGACGCGATGCCGCCGCCGCCATCGTCTGCGGCGTGGGCTTCATGTGCATCAGCGCCATCATCTTCATGGCCTTCCCCCATCAACTGGCGACGCTCTACACGCATGAAGTGGCCACCGTGACCGTGGCGGTGGCGCTCATTCCACTCGCCGGCTGGTTCCAGGTGTTCGATGGCCTGCAAGCCGTCACCAGTGGCGTGTTGCGGGGAACGGGCGATACCCGTGTGCCGGCCGTGCTGCACATGATCGCGTTCTGGGGCGTCGGCATCCCCTTGGGCGCGTGGCTTGGCTTTCGCACCCCCCTGCGGGAGCGGGGACTCTGGATCGGGTTGGTGGCCGGCCTCGCCGCCGCGGCGGTCCTGCAAAGCCTGCGCGTGATCTGGCGGATGCGAGGGGAACTGCGTCGCGTGGTCATCGATCACCATTGA
- a CDS encoding ATP-binding protein, translating to MAPASRSSRPRILRAGIRRRLFLLALSLTLPIAMISLVRAVERWRSEQRLLGERSLAMARRAAQLIDSDVNATRTILTAVSRLLRPSDPIALNDSLLRFVFDEASVRLTNVFIADTLGDIHGSLRRATTGPPLPNLKGTDPFDEALRTRHYSVARARRSIVLPDRGWVVPLSMPIFADNGELLGISGASIPLDSMAAVQLARDLPEGSVLTVLQPNGQVFLRTADLDEWIRHPPGDSALMAFDFEHPDAVSGITSIDGTTRLVAHAPLNTIDGLLYVGIPASATLDVARRQFLIDLGIGIVGTMIFIGFALFTARRIADPLLDLSDVARAIARGDRERRASTDGDDEVAELAHALNQLADTVRDREQALQSSEARYRRLFATSPLPMLTWRLTDGGIEQVNDAAGAFVGVRDLREGTRILDLIVEEEREAFADLPLPDPQSTMRAGLWTLQDLQGAHRQVELFVGTLERGGETLAVGILIDVTERRRAEAELEQSREQLRQSQKLEALGAFAGGIAHDFNNYLSAIATNAEMLRNELPEHSVLRAEAGEILGAAHRASALTRQILVFSRRQVVHDRRLDVNATLQSLQRMLTRLVGEHIQVRIVCTPDAPHILFDHGRLEQVIMNLAANARDAMPNGGALTITTERTPARDLRLRLRDSGAGIPPDVLPRVFEPFYTTKTRERGTGLGLAMVYSIVTAARGEIVVQSDVGQGTEIAITFPGLPDTDDHEEPSAPLPEVSGGSEHILLVEDEASVRVATSALLSRAGYRVTAADSAAMAWRLLEGMTTPPAMLLTDVVMPQVSGPELATDITARFPHIRVLFMSGYADDDMVMQGIASNSLHFVAKPFSAGELLGAIRRLLDGVDAA from the coding sequence ATGGCCCCAGCTTCCCGCTCATCGCGTCCCAGGATACTTCGCGCCGGCATCCGTCGGCGCCTGTTCCTGCTCGCGCTGTCGTTGACGCTGCCCATTGCGATGATCTCGCTGGTGCGTGCCGTGGAGCGTTGGCGCAGCGAACAGCGTCTCCTCGGCGAACGCAGTCTGGCCATGGCTCGTCGGGCCGCCCAATTGATCGACTCCGATGTGAATGCCACTCGTACGATTCTCACAGCGGTATCGCGGCTGCTGCGCCCGTCGGATCCCATCGCACTGAACGACTCCCTGCTGCGCTTCGTGTTCGACGAGGCGAGCGTCCGGCTGACCAATGTTTTCATCGCCGATACGCTGGGCGACATTCATGGCAGTCTCCGGCGCGCCACCACGGGGCCGCCACTGCCGAACCTGAAAGGCACCGATCCCTTCGACGAGGCGTTGCGCACCAGGCACTACAGCGTGGCACGCGCCCGTCGTTCGATCGTGCTTCCCGATCGGGGCTGGGTCGTTCCCTTGTCGATGCCGATCTTCGCCGACAATGGAGAATTGCTCGGCATCTCCGGTGCATCCATTCCGCTCGACTCCATGGCGGCGGTGCAACTCGCACGGGACCTCCCGGAGGGATCCGTTCTCACGGTGCTCCAACCGAACGGTCAGGTGTTCCTGCGCACGGCCGATCTCGATGAATGGATCCGCCATCCGCCGGGCGATTCCGCACTGATGGCGTTCGATTTCGAGCACCCGGATGCCGTGTCCGGCATCACATCGATCGACGGGACCACGAGACTGGTCGCGCATGCGCCGCTCAATACCATCGATGGGCTGTTGTACGTCGGCATTCCGGCATCGGCCACTCTCGATGTGGCGCGGCGTCAGTTCCTCATCGATCTGGGCATCGGCATCGTGGGCACGATGATCTTCATCGGCTTCGCCTTGTTCACGGCACGCCGCATTGCCGATCCGCTGCTCGATCTCTCCGATGTCGCGCGGGCCATTGCCCGGGGGGACCGTGAACGGCGCGCCAGCACCGATGGTGATGACGAAGTGGCTGAACTCGCCCACGCGCTGAATCAGCTTGCCGATACGGTGCGTGACCGCGAGCAGGCGCTGCAATCGAGTGAAGCCCGCTATCGCCGGCTCTTCGCCACCAGTCCACTGCCCATGCTGACCTGGCGGCTCACCGATGGAGGCATCGAGCAGGTGAACGACGCGGCGGGGGCCTTCGTCGGGGTGAGAGATCTGCGCGAAGGCACACGCATTCTCGATCTCATCGTCGAGGAAGAACGTGAGGCGTTCGCCGACCTGCCGTTGCCGGATCCACAATCCACCATGCGCGCGGGTCTGTGGACGCTGCAGGATCTGCAGGGCGCGCATCGTCAGGTGGAGCTCTTCGTCGGCACGCTGGAACGTGGTGGCGAGACTTTGGCCGTGGGTATCCTGATCGACGTCACCGAACGCCGGCGGGCCGAAGCCGAACTCGAACAATCACGCGAACAACTGCGTCAGTCCCAGAAACTCGAAGCGCTGGGCGCATTTGCCGGCGGAATCGCGCACGACTTCAACAACTACCTCTCGGCCATCGCCACCAACGCGGAGATGCTGCGCAACGAACTGCCGGAACACTCGGTGCTGCGTGCCGAAGCCGGCGAGATTCTTGGAGCGGCACACCGGGCGTCGGCCCTGACACGACAGATTCTCGTGTTCAGCCGACGTCAGGTCGTGCACGATCGGCGACTCGATGTGAACGCCACCCTGCAAAGCCTGCAGCGCATGCTCACGCGTCTGGTGGGCGAGCACATTCAGGTGCGTATCGTCTGCACGCCCGACGCGCCGCACATTCTCTTCGACCATGGGCGACTCGAACAGGTCATCATGAACCTGGCGGCCAATGCGCGCGATGCCATGCCCAACGGCGGAGCGCTCACCATCACGACGGAGCGCACACCGGCCCGCGATCTCCGGCTTCGGCTGCGGGACTCGGGAGCCGGCATTCCACCCGACGTGTTGCCCCGGGTCTTCGAGCCATTCTACACGACCAAGACCAGAGAGCGGGGCACCGGCCTCGGACTGGCCATGGTCTACAGCATCGTCACGGCCGCACGCGGTGAGATCGTCGTGCAATCCGATGTGGGGCAGGGCACGGAAATCGCCATCACCTTCCCCGGATTGCCCGACACCGATGACCACGAGGAGCCTTCCGCGCCTCTCCCGGAAGTCAGTGGCGGGAGCGAGCACATTCTGCTGGTGGAAGACGAAGCGTCGGTACGCGTGGCCACCAGCGCACTGCTTTCACGGGCCGGCTACCGCGTGACCGCGGCGGATAGCGCGGCCATGGCCTGGCGTCTTCTGGAAGGGATGACCACGCCGCCGGCGATGCTGCTGACGGACGTCGTGATGCCGCAGGTCTCGGGCCCGGAGTTGGCGACCGACATCACCGCACGCTTTCCGCACATCCGCGTGCTGTTCATGAGTGGGTACGCCGACGACGACATGGTGATGCAGGGCATCGCGAGCAACTCCCTGCATTTCGTCGCCAAACCCTTCAGCGCCGGCGAACTGCTCGGCGCCATTCGTCGACTGCTGGACGGCGTGGACGCGGCGTAG
- a CDS encoding PTS sugar transporter subunit IIA gives MELREFFSEDAVALELQGTSKDEILKELIGLLKLDEKSEGMLFKMLKRRENLGSTGIGRGIAIPHCRSLVVNRLRVAFGRKKDGVDFKAIDDKPVNFFFLIVAPPLEVSNQYLPVLGKIAQFSKESDVPGRLLELTTPAQFMALLEEKRV, from the coding sequence ATGGAACTGCGCGAGTTTTTCTCCGAAGACGCCGTCGCACTCGAGCTGCAAGGCACGAGCAAGGACGAGATCCTGAAGGAACTGATCGGGCTGCTCAAGCTCGACGAGAAATCCGAAGGCATGCTGTTCAAGATGCTCAAACGGCGTGAGAACCTGGGTTCCACCGGCATCGGTCGCGGGATCGCGATTCCGCATTGCCGTTCACTCGTCGTGAATCGACTGCGGGTGGCATTCGGTCGAAAGAAGGACGGTGTCGACTTCAAGGCCATCGACGACAAACCCGTCAACTTCTTCTTCCTGATCGTCGCGCCGCCGCTCGAGGTCTCCAACCAGTACCTCCCCGTGCTCGGCAAGATCGCGCAGTTCAGCAAGGAGAGTGACGTTCCGGGCCGTCTGCTCGAACTCACCACGCCGGCGCAGTTCATGGCGCTGCTCGAGGAAAAGCGGGTCTGA
- the dusB gene encoding tRNA dihydrouridine synthase DusB, with protein MSRKTFPFAVPHRIPLYLAPMAGVSESPFRRLCHAHGADVVVTEFLSAEGIRRENEATISKLRFAPEERPIGVQIFGAEPAAMADAAAMVTDLFAPDFVDINFGCPVKKVVRRNGGSGCLKDLDLVQEIIRAVAKATPLPVTVKTRSGWNEEMRDPVGIALRMQDAGARVFALHARTRTQMYSGSANWDEIARVAEALDIPVLGNGDIKTAQDAKRMLDHTGADGIMIGRGSYGQPWVFKQTRALIDGTPVPETPGVHERFAIALEHARMVQGYDVDRAGAALEFRKHLGWYVKGLPNSAELRAKLHQVRDFSEVDVIFANYLEFYEEYKARGLAAADPDISSLTCEAA; from the coding sequence ATGTCCCGCAAGACGTTTCCCTTCGCCGTTCCACACCGGATCCCGCTCTATCTCGCGCCCATGGCGGGCGTGTCGGAGTCACCGTTCCGGCGGCTGTGTCACGCCCATGGTGCGGACGTGGTGGTGACGGAGTTCCTCTCGGCCGAGGGAATCCGGAGGGAGAACGAAGCCACCATCAGCAAGCTGCGATTTGCCCCCGAGGAGCGGCCCATCGGCGTGCAGATCTTCGGCGCCGAGCCGGCGGCCATGGCGGACGCCGCGGCCATGGTCACCGACCTCTTCGCGCCCGATTTCGTGGACATCAATTTCGGGTGTCCCGTCAAGAAGGTCGTGCGGCGCAACGGCGGGTCGGGGTGCCTGAAGGATCTCGATCTGGTGCAGGAGATCATCCGGGCCGTGGCGAAGGCCACACCGCTGCCGGTCACGGTGAAGACACGCAGCGGGTGGAACGAGGAGATGCGCGATCCGGTCGGCATCGCGCTGCGCATGCAGGATGCGGGTGCCCGCGTGTTCGCGTTGCACGCCCGCACGCGTACGCAGATGTATTCGGGGAGCGCCAACTGGGATGAGATTGCGCGGGTGGCCGAAGCGCTCGACATCCCCGTGCTCGGCAACGGCGACATCAAGACCGCGCAGGACGCCAAGCGTATGCTCGATCACACGGGTGCGGACGGCATCATGATCGGGCGCGGTTCGTATGGTCAGCCGTGGGTGTTCAAGCAGACCCGGGCGCTGATCGATGGAACGCCGGTCCCGGAAACACCGGGTGTGCACGAGCGTTTTGCGATCGCGTTGGAGCATGCACGCATGGTGCAGGGGTACGATGTGGACCGGGCCGGGGCGGCCCTCGAGTTCCGGAAGCACCTCGGATGGTACGTGAAGGGGCTGCCCAATTCGGCCGAATTGCGGGCGAAGCTGCACCAGGTGCGGGATTTCTCCGAAGTGGACGTCATCTTCGCGAACTACCTGGAGTTCTACGAGGAGTACAAGGCGCGGGGACTGGCCGCTGCGGACCCGGATATCTCGTCGCTGACGTGTGAAGCGGCGTGA
- a CDS encoding type II toxin-antitoxin system VapC family toxin, with product MYLIDTNVISEARKGRSANPGVRTFLKQCAEQGEPLYLSVITVGELRRGVELIRRRGDTRQAVLLEAWLRQILEDYRDLILPFDIEMADLWGRLRVPHLENALDKQIAAMALLYDLTLVTRNTADFVSTGVRVRDPFV from the coding sequence GTGTATTTGATTGACACGAACGTCATCAGCGAAGCGCGAAAGGGCCGGTCAGCCAACCCCGGCGTCCGGACATTCCTGAAGCAGTGTGCGGAGCAGGGTGAGCCCCTGTATCTGTCGGTGATCACTGTCGGCGAATTGCGGCGCGGCGTGGAACTCATCCGCCGTCGCGGCGACACGCGGCAGGCCGTATTGCTGGAGGCATGGTTGCGGCAGATCCTCGAAGACTACCGGGATCTCATTCTCCCGTTCGATATCGAGATGGCCGACTTGTGGGGACGGCTCCGGGTGCCCCACCTGGAGAACGCCCTGGACAAGCAGATCGCCGCGATGGCGTTGCTCTACGATCTCACGCTGGTGACGCGGAACACGGCGGATTTCGTGTCGACGGGGGTGCGGGTGAGGGATCCGTTCGTGTGA